TTTTTTGAACCGTTTCATTATTCGCTCCTACGGATGCAGCGCCAATTCCGCAACAAGCAGCAATTAAAGTAGCGGTTTTTTGACGAATAATATCAAAATAAATTTCTTCAGTAATATCTAATTTTCTTGCTTTTTCTATTTGAAGTAACTCTCCTTCGCTCATTTCACGAACAGCGATGGAAATCAATTTTAAAATATCAAAATCTTCATTATCAATAGAAAGTAATAATCCTTTTGATAATAAAAAATCACCAACTAAAACGGCAATTTTATTTTTCCAAAGGGCATTAACCGAGAAAAATCCACGGCGACGATTACTATCATCTACCACATCATCATGTACCAAAGTTGCCGTATGAATTAATTCGACAACAGATGCACCTCTGTAAGTTCGTTCATCAAATCCACCATCAGAAACCATTTTAGCTACCAAAAAAACAAACATCGGACGCATTTGTTTTCCTTTTCTTCTAACTATATAATAGGTAATTCTATTCAATAAAGGAACTTTTGATAACATGGAATCTTTGAACTTTTTTTCAAAAAGTTCCATTTCATTTTGAATAGGAAGTTTAATTTGTTCTACTGGCTTCAATGTTCAACAAAAAAATTAATTTAAAAGTAAAAGTACTAGATTAATAATAATAAAAACAATAATTTCACAGTCAATAATTTATTTTTTTTATTACTAAAACGCTATGAATAAAGCTTTAAACTTCTTACTTATTTTTTTAATCTATCAAAATGTAGTTTTTTCTCAAAAAACAATGCTTTGGAGAGATGTTGATATTCAAAAATTTGGAAAAGAAACTATTTACAAGAATTTAAAAGGCGAAAAATTAACAGGATTATTTAAAATAGCAGACCGTAATGGTGCTTATTCTAAAGTTACATTTTCAGATGGTTTAATTTCAAATTCAAAATTTAATTACGATTCTGATGGCGTTTTATATTCAAAAATAAACTACAAAAACAGCCTTAAAAATGGTGACTTTACGGTTTATTATACTGATGAATCAATCAAAAGAAAGGGTTCTTATATTGCTGGAAAAAAAAATGGAAAATGGAGTACCTATAATAAAGAAGGTGATGAAATTGCGGTAGAAAATTATAAAAATGATGTTAAAAACGGGCTGTTTTGGGAACATTCTAAATCTAGAATAAATCAAGATAAAATTGTTGTAACTCAAAAAGAATATAAAAATGGACTACCTAAAGGAACATGGTTTTCTAAAGATAATGGAAAACTTATTTGGGAGAAGAAATTTATAGCACCTAAAACATATACGCTAAAAAACTATCATAAAAATGGTACTATTAAAAACCGTAAAGAATATAAAAATGATGAATATTTTGGGCATTGGTTTCAAAAAAATGAAGAAGGTGATTTAAAATGGGAAAAGGAATATTACTCAAATAACGATTATACTGAAAAAAGATACCATTGAAAATAACAGGTTGCAATATCAAAAAAACTATAAAAATGGGCGTATTGATGGTGAATTAGTTACCTATAATAAAGAAGGTGAAAAAACAAAATCAGAATTTTATAAAAACAATAAAAAACATGGTAAGTGGTTTAGACAATATAGTTATGGGAATATTATACTAGAAGAGTATAATGAAGGAAAACCTGCTGGTAAATGGCTTAAAAAAGATAAAAACGGGAATACTTTTTTTGAAAAATCATATTCAAATCCAGGAAAATATAGTTATAAGAAATATCATATCAATGGAAATATTAAAGAAGCTGGAACATACAATAAAGGCAAATTAAATAGCGATTATTTTAAATATAACTTAAATAAAGTACTTTTAGTAAAACGATTCTATGAACATGGAAAACTGATTGATTCAGAATTGTATTTTGAAAATGGAAATAAAAAAGAAATAATCAAAAGAATTGGAAAGTCAGACAATGCAACTGTTGAAATATATAACAAAGATGGTTTTTTAATTAAAAAAGGTACATATTTAAAAAAATACAAAAATGGGTTATGGAAGTTTTTTGAACCTAAAAAAGGACGTTTAGTAGAGGAAATAACATATGCTAACAACTCTAAACACGGACTTTACAAAAAATATAACGCTGCTAATATCATTTCAATAAAAGGTAATTACATCAATAATAACAAAGATGGTGTTTGGAAATATTACGATTTAGCAGGTAGTATAAAAAAAGAAATTGTTTATCAATTAGGTAAAAAAATATCGACTAAAACTTTTGATTAAAATAAAAAACGTCTTATTATTATAAATAACAAGACGTTTTTTTGTGAAATTTCTATAAAAAAATTACTACGATTTATTAGCTAATTGACCACAAGCAGCATCAATATCTTTTCCTCGTGAACGACGAACGTTTACTGTAATATCGTGCATTTCTAAATTTGAAATATAATTATTGATAGCCTCAGGACTTGCCTGTTTAAATTCAGGGTCGCCAATAGGATTATATTCAATTAAATTTACCTTACAAGGCACGTGTTTACAAAACTGGATTAAAGCATTAATGTCTTCTTTTTTATCATTAAGACCACCCCAAACAACGTACTCATAAGTAATCATTCTTTCTGTTTTCTCATACCAATATTCTAAAGCTTCTTTTAAATCTTTTAAAGGAAACGTCGCATTAAAAGGCA
The Tenacibaculum pacificus DNA segment above includes these coding regions:
- a CDS encoding toxin-antitoxin system YwqK family antitoxin; this encodes MQYQKNYKNGRIDGELVTYNKEGEKTKSEFYKNNKKHGKWFRQYSYGNIILEEYNEGKPAGKWLKKDKNGNTFFEKSYSNPGKYSYKKYHINGNIKEAGTYNKGKLNSDYFKYNLNKVLLVKRFYEHGKLIDSELYFENGNKKEIIKRIGKSDNATVEIYNKDGFLIKKGTYLKKYKNGLWKFFEPKKGRLVEEITYANNSKHGLYKKYNAANIISIKGNYINNNKDGVWKYYDLAGSIKKEIVYQLGKKISTKTFD
- a CDS encoding toxin-antitoxin system YwqK family antitoxin, which translates into the protein MNKALNFLLIFLIYQNVVFSQKTMLWRDVDIQKFGKETIYKNLKGEKLTGLFKIADRNGAYSKVTFSDGLISNSKFNYDSDGVLYSKINYKNSLKNGDFTVYYTDESIKRKGSYIAGKKNGKWSTYNKEGDEIAVENYKNDVKNGLFWEHSKSRINQDKIVVTQKEYKNGLPKGTWFSKDNGKLIWEKKFIAPKTYTLKNYHKNGTIKNRKEYKNDEYFGHWFQKNEEGDLKWEKEYYSNNDYTEKRYH
- a CDS encoding polyprenyl synthetase family protein, encoding MKPVEQIKLPIQNEMELFEKKFKDSMLSKVPLLNRITYYIVRRKGKQMRPMFVFLVAKMVSDGGFDERTYRGASVVELIHTATLVHDDVVDDSNRRRGFFSVNALWKNKIAVLVGDFLLSKGLLLSIDNEDFDILKLISIAVREMSEGELLQIEKARKLDITEEIYFDIIRQKTATLIAACCGIGAASVGANNETVQKMRKFGEYIGIAFQIKDDLFDYTEEKIGKPTGIDIKEQKMTLPLIYTLNNCSKKDKSWLINSVKKHNTNKKRVKEVITFVNNNGGLEYATAKMHGYKNKALAILENFPESEYKNSLKLMIDYVVARKI